The Magallana gigas chromosome 6, xbMagGiga1.1, whole genome shotgun sequence genome includes the window AGGTGATTTAGGACAGAGATCAAGATGGCGGGACAATATGACATCGACAAATCTCCAAGTTTGCCAAATCACTTCATCAAATGAGTGAAATGACATGACACCGATTACACGATTACAAAAGTTATTAATCTTGTTTGATAAACAATTGCGAACTTGGATGATTATTAACATGGATTctgttttcttttgataaaagcTATAGTCCCTTAGCCTCCAAAACTCACTGGCTCGCATAGACCTTTAAACACTTGTATTTAAACAGTTAAGTAATATTAAGGCGCTTAATATAAAACAGATTTAAAGCATTACATGTTTATTGTCTAGATATTCAAGCACGGGCCGCTAATCCTCATTATAACAGTAGATTAGCGAGTGATATTTTATATGTACCAGTTTCAAATAGAGTAGAAGAAAACTAAGCAAACTTGTATCGGGTCTGACTTGTATCTAAGAATTAGGAATATTTCAGAACAACTACAGGATTAAGGGTTTCGCTGAGTTTTCATGCTTATATGAGTATCGTTTTATTTACTGTAAAAGGAAACAAGAAAAAATGGCGTTTTCGAAAAAATGGTTCGCTCTACTAGGAATGGGGTGATTAAGAGTGTCGCAAAGTAAGTATTTCTCCTTTCTCTACAGATTGTCAACATCGTTTATCTTAAACTACTATGTCTTggttcaaaatttgaattttattttatttgttgtggTCTACAATacttattaaatttataaactAGAATTAGAGTAACTTTGTGGTTTAATAGAATTCTGTAATTGATATATTCgctaaatgtttaaattgaaatatagaATTTACACAGGTGTACCATATACCGTGTATATACAGTATGTtcagtatatgtatatgtatatagatGTGTGTGAATGATTGACGAACAAATCTATAGGGTcagaaacaaatgaaaatttgttatacatagtcaaacgataaaaaaaacccaccaaaaacCTTAAACTGTTCAAGTTCTTTCCtagaatttaaatgaaaatgctTACCTATATTATTATGacgatatcaattttttacaattctTTTAATCGGGTTTTCCCTGTCATTCCAAAGGTTATTAAGTTTTTACTATTGGACACTATGggaaaaagccaaattttcacaTTCTTCCACATCTTTTGTGAAATTCTGTCCGATGGATTTCTCAAATCTACGAGTAGTCTTTTCTGTGTAAATACTCACCAAacggtttttttaaaaataattttaaaatcaatgaattttttttatagcacCATCCCTCGAAATTTGGCATACTCACTTCAAGTTACGTGTATCACTTCATATATTTATTCAGGAAAAGTGCATACTACCCATTCCTTTTCATATATGATACATAACAgaatataatttcatatttttattccatGCCTTCAACGTGCAAATGTGTTGTTCACAACGCTATTTTTATTTGATCGTGTCGGAAATGGCGGTCTTTTTTCGCGtgcatttttttctatcaatcaAGCAATCACATATAACCActcttttatataatttaaaatatgcatatacTTATAGAACAGATGCTCTCGACTTCTGTTACAATAAATCCATCATCTATATACAATTTCGAGCCCTTCATTTCTCTTCGCACATTTTATGACTGATTTCACAACAGTCAATATTCAGTATGGAAAATGTGCTGGTAATAAGGATTGAGTTTCAGGGAGTTGCGTAAATCCAATAGACGTATAAAAACCTGGAACCTTTAATGAAAACTTCGGCAAGGAAAATAACACAAGGCCGACATCTTGTACAAGCGAGGTGATTTAGTATGCTCCTGTGTGGTAAATGTATCCATGAGTATTTGACTATAACACTAACATGCTGTCAAAAAGTCAGGCCGCCCGACTTCTCGACATCATTCAAGGGTTATTATCAAATACTCACTTATGACTGGGTCAATTTTCACacatgtagatatatatttgtaaatttgaggataagaacgtaaatatttcttgaactggcttgttttgGTTGGAAACAGACCAAAACTGTTTCCAGCAGATAAAATGaggttttacatgttgttttgtatgcaaattatgcaCACTAGAACAGAATAATGCACTTTTTAATCACCTAGAAgtgcgcagctacagacttaaattcaagattaaaaaatctgaaatatgaAAGGAGGTCGTTgttgtcctctctacaaccaatTGATGAGGAAAAAGGTCTAAGCTTGCTTATTTAGACTGCAAATTTGTCTCAAAGTATGGTACACTATTCTTAACATTGGTCTCAGGAACTATTAATTCTCACGAGATACTTTTGACTGGGTCTATGGAAGTACATTGAAGTTATATTTTCAtcgaaaaatatatgtatatattttttaaagacaagttttgaattgacatttatttcttctatataagaaaatataacGTCAATGTGTCTCCATAGACACATGAGTTCTAAGTATATACTggatttttcttgttctaaaaatagatcccaTGCCAACAGATAAAAATAGAGGCAAAGTTACAACATTAATGTGctatattaaactttttctctACAAacggttgtagagaggacattAATGAAccctcttcatatttttttcagataattaaATCTTCTAAATAAGTCTGCAGCTGCGCAGATCGACCGCTCTTCTGAGTGTATAAAAAGGCATTGTTCTTTTCTTGTGTTCataatttgcattaaaaaaaaaaaaacaacccgtagaacctcatatttattgcttttttatctTTAGGCAAACGTTTTGGTCAGCtttgggcagaaacaagccagttcaagaaatgcttaaattcttatcctcaaatgtacaagatggccgcataTCCCCCTTAAGGAGGCAAACGTTATTGCTGAGGTTAAAAGAGAtctatttacaattttctatttacaaaatctaataaaaaaaaatctgcttatgcagattatgtattttttccgcAATGCTCGTTGCACTCTTACCAGCATGAATCACCCAAGAACGCATTTTACTATTTAATTAAGTACCGAGTGAAAAATTTCTCAAGGAAGGATTTCATATTCATATAGCTCTCGGTGCatacttttataaaatgaacTTCAGTAGCgaggaaaaatgaaaaaaaaattattgatacaaACACTTTTTTGGTAATCATCTCTACGAGAAATACCGAACTCGCGAAAAATTCAAgcgtttttttaaaatagaatataCACTGATTCTGAGAAAATCTGAAGCAAATCCTATAATTTTTTTGACGCATAATTTTTGTTGTGTTCATgatattactaaaaccgatttggtttgactttttcgatcgcgtcgcgttcaactctttcagctacgtcatacataaacaatacccgcaccttaaccacagtttttttattggtggattcagcttaccgctgattggctgctggttaactaagactaaattatgcacggacagaacaacaacatatctgagaatgaaaaattcacatgggtactcgtgactgtcgaaattgggctatttttcgaaagtgtacacttgtgataaaacaatacatacggtacataacatatatagctgtagctctgtgtataaattttgggttagaaaatataaagctacagtgcatacaatacttgcatgtacaaaaaaactttacggcagtttgccgcgtataaaaataacactattttttaaaaatatttacatcataccataccacattttgtgcaaataatccatttaaataattcttcatttagtttactactgttaataattgtagctttacccgccccaaactttctcctattaaacaacctttaaccgtactcggaaagcggatcaagaactgtatttttatgtatgtaaacaaaccagtgttcatgtatggagcgggtgatcgggggttcagagacaggtaaaataaagaaatctgcagtaaatggtttgtggatattttagtatatatatttacaccgaaagtgatagggcaacagaagagaaacgaatcggacacttgcctaatgaagacgcacatgtacaaacctccttgcactctccacttccgtctcgttctttcacaccatcgttcaatacttttattgactgtcgattgccgatcgaaaggtgtagaaatcgaggaattcatacctatcactttgactggcaagttagtaggtaatacatgtgcattatacatttacggtatttacatgaaatgaacgcttagcacatgcaacttttaaatattatattttttataacgccgtactctggaccgtagcttgaggctatggtttTTAAAACACCCgtttacacagagagagagagagagagagagagagagtttagcacagaatttaaacatacgggatagtcgattttgaatgaataatattggggggaaataaactgttctgagaaatccttcagctctggcattgcataagcgtatactgataactcggcctaaaaataggagttaacaaatcatatagttttcacaccggcggcgtgtataatttatgcatgacgtagctgacagaaatgatcgtgacgctataggaaaagtcaaaccaaatcggttttgataatatcTAAACtgcttggttttttttactCAGTAATTGGCCTTGAAAACAACGATTAAGATGGCGTCCAAGGTTACACCGTACTTTATTCTCACCGCGGAGGGATTAGGCTCAAGTGACATGGCAAAcgaagatgacgtcacaagagAGCAGACAGATGACGATAAGAGCGGCACGGAAATCGTCAAGTACAAGAAACAGCAGGCATCGTCAATGACGAGGAAGGAACTCACCAGAAAACGAATGGAATTCATCCAACAAAAACTGGAGGAGTCCAGAGCAAGACACGCTGAGAAACAGAAGACTCTGTCCATCAACCTACGGCCCATCCCAAGAGCCGGAGACTCCTTCATGCCGCGAACACCACATACGTATGTTATTCCGGATACCTCCCATAAACCTAAGCATGAGTCGGTACCGACTGGAGCAGAAATGGTGCCGTTGTCAGCCAACCGTAAATCTCCAACGAATGGAGACATGCCATATGTTTATTTTGTAGTTTCGGTTGACCGATTACAGAGGTCGAAAACTGACTTGAGTTTGAGTTCCTTTGATAGTTTAGGGAGTTCCGTCAGTTGCCATTCAAGTgagaagaaaagaaataaacacGAGCGCAGAAAAAAGAAGCAAGGCGATAATTGCCCAATTGTTTCCAAAAGTGACGGAAATTTTGGCGGCGGAAGAAAACAAGTGGTTGCAAAGAGACACTTCCCTTTTTTCTATGGTGCCTCCTCTCCCAGGATCCCGCCGCCAACCCCAGCCACTATAACCACATATAATACAATGGACAGGGCGGATGACGAATGTCCGACAGATCGACACCTTTCGGTCGGCGATTTACGAGACTTCAACGATCATCGCGCTTACCTTCCTGGTAAGGCATCACCGCCGCGCCTAATAGAGCTCCCATACATATCTGCGGatcttcaaagaaaaaatttggGCTCTTCAAACTCCTCCATGGAGGGTAAAGCTATGGAAGTGTATCGGAAAACTCTTCAAAGCGAATCGGGAAGGAAGGTCCATTTTGCAGAAGGGTTAGATTTACCAAGTATTCGAGGGGGTACAATAGGAATTCCAAGAAGGCTGATTTCTAATTTTGGCAACCGTCCAAATACCATGCCAACCATAATGAGTGAACGTGAAGACTTCGAGAGGTACATGAACACACCTATTCCAAAAACGGCATTCGGAACACCAAGATCCCGAAAGCCCGGACAACCGTTGAATCTTccaaaaattgatattgtttCTGGGGTATATGACGAACTTATCGTAAAAGCCATCGAAGCATACATCAATGAATTCCCGCCAAATTCGAAGCAGGGGAAAGTTGCTCGACAATTACTTCAGCAGCTCCACGAAAGAACCATAACAACGACCGATCTGGCAAATATGGAGAAAAAACCACACGGTCACGGATTGAAAATCAAAGAACTGGATCCAGATATCCCGAGA containing:
- the LOC105317373 gene encoding uncharacterized protein, whose amino-acid sequence is MASKVTPYFILTAEGLGSSDMANEDDVTREQTDDDKSGTEIVKYKKQQASSMTRKELTRKRMEFIQQKLEESRARHAEKQKTLSINLRPIPRAGDSFMPRTPHTYVIPDTSHKPKHESVPTGAEMVPLSANRKSPTNGDMPYVYFVVSVDRLQRSKTDLSLSSFDSLGSSVSCHSSEKKRNKHERRKKKQGDNCPIVSKSDGNFGGGRKQVVAKRHFPFFYGASSPRIPPPTPATITTYNTMDRADDECPTDRHLSVGDLRDFNDHRAYLPGKASPPRLIELPYISADLQRKNLGSSNSSMEGKAMEVYRKTLQSESGRKVHFAEGLDLPSIRGGTIGIPRRLISNFGNRPNTMPTIMSEREDFERYMNTPIPKTAFGTPRSRKPGQPLNLPKIDIVSGVYDELIVKAIEAYINEFPPNSKQGKVARQLLQQLHERTITTTDLANMEKKPHGHGLKIKELDPDIPRGNEMSGSKTSRGHRRPTKPKADGEFSTLAPTCFQMVAPGTQSARDEVTIVSLK